The Vicia villosa cultivar HV-30 ecotype Madison, WI linkage group LG1, Vvil1.0, whole genome shotgun sequence genome includes a region encoding these proteins:
- the LOC131613325 gene encoding OBERON-like protein isoform X2: MEGNSDNDGGRINLTNLAPVPPEQSGEGLPYAPENFPNPGDIWRWKAGKRISSNGNYRDRYLYLPRRLAASYRGGGFPSKLAAERYVKESFPRVNIADFFASFSWSIPSGLPGNMNPVADGGLRQLELKQQPESDFDIGGCKAGNKTCSSLILEEEKENSSVTPCDICCVEPKFCRECCCILCYKTVDSAYGGYSYIMCKVKLGNNICGHVCHLECALRSYSAGTVGGTIGLDAEYFCWRCDGRTELISHANKLLQTCEAIETDGADIKEKILTLGICLLRGSEKVAAKELLSLIALASLKLKHGTNTEDSLKADDNFAATSSDDEGPLKNFNVQKGTKSFHYQSELLKLDAEFDKTMEDLEKSHKYEYKLAEERLHTHKKYLLNISQQLDKEKSELASETNSSRSSVLLQTVEKRNEQLRQELKKFEEMKKVANGFGSTSKESLEKHFGL, encoded by the exons ATGGAAGGAAACTCTGATAATGATGGTGGCCGCATCAACTTAACAAATCTTGCACCGGTCCCACCGGAACAATCCGGCGAAGGTTTACCTTACGCACCGGAAAACTTCCCCAATCCCGGCGACATTTGGCGCTGGAAAGCAGGCAAGAGAATTTCGTCTAACGGTAACTATCGGGACCGGTATCTTTATCTTCCTCGTCGTCTTGCTGCCTCTTACCGCGGTGGTGGATTTCCAAGCAAGCTCGCGGCTGAACGCTACGTCAAAGAATCGTTCCCTCGTGTTAATATCGCTGATTTCTTCGCTTCCTTCAGCTGGAGCATTCCTTCTGGTCTACCTG GCAATATGAATCCTGTAGCTGATGGGGGTCTTCGTCAGTTAGAATTAAAACAGCAGCCAGAATCTGATTTTGACATTGGTGGATGCAAAGCTGGGAATAAGACCTGCAGCAGTTTAATtttggaagaagaaaaagaaaactcaTCAGTGACACCATGTGATATCTGCTGCGTCGAACCTAAATTTTGCCGTGAATGTTGCTGCATTCTTTGTTACAAAACAGTTGATTCAGCTTATGGTGGCTATAGTTACATCATGTGCAAAGTAAAACTAGGCAATAATATTTGCGGCCATGTGTGTCATCTGGAATGCGCTCTTCGATCTTATTCGGCTGGCACTGTTGGAGGAACGATTGGATTGGATGCTGAGTATTTTTGTTGGCGCTGTGATGGGAGGACTGAACTGATTTCTCATGCAAATAAGCTTCTACAGACATGTGAAGCTATTGAAACAGACGGTGCTGATATTAAGGAGAAAATTCTAACGCTTGGTATTTGCCTCTTGCGTGGTTCAGAGAAAGTCGCTGCAAAGGAGCTTCTGAGTCTTATTGCATTGGCTTCGTTAAAG CTTAAACATGGGACTAATACTGAAGATAGCCTGAAAGCTGATGACAATTTTGCAGCTACTTCTTCAG ATGATGAAGGTCCTTTAAAGAATTTCAATGTTCAAAAAGgaacaaaatcttttcattatcAATCCGAGTTATTAAAACTTGATGCTGAGTTTGATAAAACTATGGAGGATCTTGAAAAATCACATAAGTATGAGTATAAGCTGGCAGAGGAAAGGCTTCATACACATAAGAAATATTTACTAAATATTTCTCAGCAACTGGATAAAGAGAAGTCTGAGTTAGCAAGCGAAACCAACTCATCTCGTTCAAGTGTCTTGCTTCAAACTGTCGAGAAAAGAAATGAACAGCTAAGGCAAGAACTGAAGaaatttgaagaaatgaagaaggTAGCTAATGGTTTTGGCAGCACATCCAAAGAAAGTTTAGAAAAGCACTTTGGCTTGTAA
- the LOC131613325 gene encoding protein TITANIA-like isoform X1, producing MEGNSDNDGGRINLTNLAPVPPEQSGEGLPYAPENFPNPGDIWRWKAGKRISSNGNYRDRYLYLPRRLAASYRGGGFPSKLAAERYVKESFPRVNIADFFASFSWSIPSGLPGNMNPVADGGLRQLELKQQPESDFDIGGCKAGNKTCSSLILEEEKENSSVTPCDICCVEPKFCRECCCILCYKTVDSAYGGYSYIMCKVKLGNNICGHVCHLECALRSYSAGTVGGTIGLDAEYFCWRCDGRTELISHANKLLQTCEAIETDGADIKEKILTLGICLLRGSEKVAAKELLSLIALASLKLKHGTNTEDSLKADDNFAATSSGSSGNGTATTDTTDDEGPLKNFNVQKGTKSFHYQSELLKLDAEFDKTMEDLEKSHKYEYKLAEERLHTHKKYLLNISQQLDKEKSELASETNSSRSSVLLQTVEKRNEQLRQELKKFEEMKKVANGFGSTSKESLEKHFGL from the exons ATGGAAGGAAACTCTGATAATGATGGTGGCCGCATCAACTTAACAAATCTTGCACCGGTCCCACCGGAACAATCCGGCGAAGGTTTACCTTACGCACCGGAAAACTTCCCCAATCCCGGCGACATTTGGCGCTGGAAAGCAGGCAAGAGAATTTCGTCTAACGGTAACTATCGGGACCGGTATCTTTATCTTCCTCGTCGTCTTGCTGCCTCTTACCGCGGTGGTGGATTTCCAAGCAAGCTCGCGGCTGAACGCTACGTCAAAGAATCGTTCCCTCGTGTTAATATCGCTGATTTCTTCGCTTCCTTCAGCTGGAGCATTCCTTCTGGTCTACCTG GCAATATGAATCCTGTAGCTGATGGGGGTCTTCGTCAGTTAGAATTAAAACAGCAGCCAGAATCTGATTTTGACATTGGTGGATGCAAAGCTGGGAATAAGACCTGCAGCAGTTTAATtttggaagaagaaaaagaaaactcaTCAGTGACACCATGTGATATCTGCTGCGTCGAACCTAAATTTTGCCGTGAATGTTGCTGCATTCTTTGTTACAAAACAGTTGATTCAGCTTATGGTGGCTATAGTTACATCATGTGCAAAGTAAAACTAGGCAATAATATTTGCGGCCATGTGTGTCATCTGGAATGCGCTCTTCGATCTTATTCGGCTGGCACTGTTGGAGGAACGATTGGATTGGATGCTGAGTATTTTTGTTGGCGCTGTGATGGGAGGACTGAACTGATTTCTCATGCAAATAAGCTTCTACAGACATGTGAAGCTATTGAAACAGACGGTGCTGATATTAAGGAGAAAATTCTAACGCTTGGTATTTGCCTCTTGCGTGGTTCAGAGAAAGTCGCTGCAAAGGAGCTTCTGAGTCTTATTGCATTGGCTTCGTTAAAG CTTAAACATGGGACTAATACTGAAGATAGCCTGAAAGCTGATGACAATTTTGCAGCTACTTCTTCAG GTTCTTCCGGTAACGGCACTGCTACCACTGATACAACAGATGATGAAGGTCCTTTAAAGAATTTCAATGTTCAAAAAGgaacaaaatcttttcattatcAATCCGAGTTATTAAAACTTGATGCTGAGTTTGATAAAACTATGGAGGATCTTGAAAAATCACATAAGTATGAGTATAAGCTGGCAGAGGAAAGGCTTCATACACATAAGAAATATTTACTAAATATTTCTCAGCAACTGGATAAAGAGAAGTCTGAGTTAGCAAGCGAAACCAACTCATCTCGTTCAAGTGTCTTGCTTCAAACTGTCGAGAAAAGAAATGAACAGCTAAGGCAAGAACTGAAGaaatttgaagaaatgaagaaggTAGCTAATGGTTTTGGCAGCACATCCAAAGAAAGTTTAGAAAAGCACTTTGGCTTGTAA
- the LOC131643685 gene encoding alpha-(1,4)-fucosyltransferase produces the protein MLVVPPKPINTITITIMLAFTFFLIFFSSGFLQFPSVSPSLPPIHESFTLPSTNSSSDPFTDLLSSFRKWDSRVGCAEFREKTNGVLLNQSKVVSLQEFGGDSECKSFKLNHVSVLVKGWTWIPDNLDNLYSCRCGLSCLWTKSNVLADKPDALLFETTTPPIQRRVGEPLRAYMDLEAGRKRSGREDIYISYHAEDDVQSTYAGSLFHNGRNYHVSDTKNSEILVYWSSSRCLPQRNELAKKLLSLLPIHSFGKCLNNVGGLDMALSFFPKCENDANTKPKWWDHLHCAMSHYKFVLAIENTFTESYVTEKLYYALDSGAVPIYFGAPNVMDFVPPHSIINGREFKSLEELASYVKAVANDPVAYAEYHAWRRCGVMGNYAKTRSVSLDTLPCRLCEAVSRKGGRSARS, from the exons ATGCTCGTAGTTCCTCCCAAACCCATCAACACAATCACAATCACCATCATGCTAGCCTTCACCTTCTTCCTCATCTTCTTCTCCTCCGGTTTCCTCCAATTCCCTTCCGTTTCACCCTCTCTCCCGCCCATCCACGAATCCTTCACGCTTCCTTCTACCAATTCCTCCTCCGACCCCTTCACCGATCTGCTTTCTTCCTTCAGGAAATGGGATTCGCGAGTTGGGTGTGCTGAATTCAGAGAGAAAACAAATGGGGTTTTGTTGAATCAGTCAAAGGTTGTTTCTTTGCAAGAGTTTGGTGGTGATTCTGAGTGTAAGAGTTTTAAACTTAATCATGTTAGTGTTTTGGTTAAAGGGTGGACTTGGATTCCTGATAATTTGGATAATTTGTATTCTTGTCGTTGTGGGTTGAGTTGTTTGTGGACCAAATCTAATGTTCTTGCTGATAAGCCTGATGCTTTGTTGTTTGAAACGACTACGCCTCCAATTcag AGACGTGTGGGAGAACCGCTTCGTGCGTACATGGATCTCGAAGCTGGTCGAAAGAGATCAGGCCGAGAGGATATATACATTAGTTACCATGCTGAAGATGATGTACAGTCAACCTATGCCGGTTCCCTGTTTCACAATGGACGAAACTATCACGTCTCTGATACTAAAAACAGT GAAATACTTGTTTATTGGTCTTCATCGCGGTGTCTTCCTCAAAGAAATGAACTTGCCAAGAAACTCCTCAGCTTGCTACCTATACATTCATTTGGCAAGTGCCTAAACAATGTCGGTGGTCTAGACATggctctttccttctttccaaaGTGTGAAAACGATGCAAATACTAAACCAAAATGGTGGGATCATTTACATTGTGCCATGTCTCATTACAAGTTTGTTCTTGCAATCGAGAACACTTTCACCGAGAGTTACGTGACAGAGAAGTTATATTATGCATTGGACTCGGGTGCTGTTCCTATATATTTTGGTGCACCAAATGTCATGGATTTTGTTCCTCCACATTCAATAATTAATGGTAGAGAATTCAAATCATTGGAAGAACTGGCTTCGTACGTAAAGGCTGTAGCTAATGACCCGGTAGCCTATGCAGAATACCATGCATGGAGAAGGTGTGGTGTAATGGGTAACTATGCGAAAACACGATCTGTGAGCCTTGACACATTGCCATGCCGGTTATGTGAGGCCGTTAGCAGAAAAGGTGGAAGAAGTGCTAGAAGCTAG
- the LOC131643686 gene encoding tRNA nucleotidyltransferase cca2, whose amino-acid sequence MRLILKTSLLAIPRLTPSSFPFTPTVTLPLHFRRPAKTLLTTITPSFHNSTCAPMSTHQVRDTIDLTTVEKNIFNRLLATLTHFQLQTQLRVAGGWVRDKLLGKDCYDIDIALDDMMGTEFVDKVREYLLTIGEDAQGVCVIESNPDQSKHLETARMRLFDMWIDFVNLRSEEYAENSRIPSKQTFGTAEEDAYRRDLTINSLFYNINTDVVEDFTKRGISDLKSGKIVTPLPPKATFLDDPLRVLRAIRFGARFDFALDEDLKEAAACDDVKNALAAKISRERIGTEVDLMISGNHPVKAMTYICELTLFWTVFTLPAEYEPVISDGCERLCISYMDNASNLIHLLGDSTFTAEQRRLTLYTALFLPLRKTTYSEKKAKKIPVVNRIIRESLKRKAKDAETVLDLHRSSYKFLSLIPYLASGEDIQAADLDWMRDLIDVPASSRARVITGFLLRDLKDFWRVALLISILLHPIDISDSEDEHSQLEKRRDLFNAVENSITKLGLEKVWDVKPLINGKDIMNVLQLKGGPQVKEWLDKTMAWQLAYPSGNAEECIEWLREANSKRVKLE is encoded by the exons aTGAGACTCATTCTAAAAACTTCCCTTCTCGCAATTCCCAGACTCACCCCAAGTTCCTTCCCATTCACACCAACTGTTACTCTTCCACTTCACTTTCGCCGTCCCGCCAAAACCCTACTGACAACCATTACGCCGTCGTTTCACAACTCTACATGCGCACCAATGTCGACTCACCAAGTTCGCGACACAATCGACCTCACCACCGTCGAGAAGAACATCTTTAACCGACTTCTCGCCACTCTCACCCATTTCCAACTCCAAACTCAACTCCGAGTCGCCGGCGGCTGGGTTCGCGACAAG CTTTTGGGAAAAGATTGCTATGACATTGATATTGCGCTTGATGATATGATGGGTACTGAGTTTGTGGATAAGGTTAGGGAGTACTTGCTGACCATTGGGGAAGACGCGCAGGGTGTTTGTGTTATTGAGAG CAACCCTGACCAGTCCAAACATTTGGAAACAGCCAGGATGCGATTGTTTGATATGTGGATTGATTTTGTCAACCTAAGGAGTGAAGAATATGCTGAGAATAGCCGCATTCCTTCTAAG CAAACGTTTGGCACAGCTGAAGAGGATGCATATAGGAGGGATTTAACAATTAACAG CTTATTCTATAATATCAACACTGACGTAGTTGAAGATTTCACTAAAAGAG GAATTTCGGACCTTAAGTCTGGAAAGATAGTAACCCCTTTACCTCCAAAAGCCACCTTTCTTGATGATCCATTACGAGTTCTTCGAGCCATTCGATTTG GTGCTAGATTTGATTTTGCTCTAGATGAAGATCTGAAAGAAGCTGCAGCATGTGATGACGTGAAAAATGCTCTAGCTGCTAAAATTAGCAGAGAGCGCATTGGGACTGAG GTTGATCTAATGATATCTGGAAATCATCCTGTCAAAGCAATGACTTATATTTGTGAGCTGACACTATTCTGGACTGTCTTTACTCTTCCTGCTGAGTATGAACCTGTCATTtcagatggatgtgaaag GCTTTGCATTTCTTACATGGATAATGCATCAAACCTTATCCATTTACTTGGAGACTCAACCTTTACA GCTGAACAAAGAAGGCTCACACTTTACACTGCTTTATTTCTACCACTCAGAAAAACCACTTATAGTGAAAAGAAGGCTAAGAAG ATTCCTGTTGTCAATCGTATCATTCGTGAATCCCTCAAGCGAAAAGCTAAGGATGCAGAAACG GTGCTTGACTTGCACCGATCATCATATAAATTCTTGTCGTTGATTCCTTATCTTGCATCTGGTGAGGATATTCAAGCTGCTGATCTTGATTGGATGAGAGACTTGATTGATGTCCCTGCCTCTTCAAGAGCCCGGGTAATAACAG GGTTTCTCTTGAGAGATCTTAAAGATTTTTGGCGAGTTGCACTGTTGATATCCATTTTATTACATCCCATTGACATTAGTGACTCTGAGGATGAGCACTCGCAGTTGGAAAAGCGAAGAGATCTATTTAATGCCGTGGAAAATTCTATAACCAAATTAG GCCTTGAGAAAGTATGGGACGTAAAGCCATTGATCAACGGCAAAGATATTATGAATGTTCTACAACTTAAAGGAGGACCGCAAGTTAAGGAGTGG CTGGATAAAACAATGGCTTGGCAACTTGCCTATCCATCTGGAAATGCAGAAGAGTGCATTGAATGGTTGAGAGAAGCCAATTCTAAGCGAGTAAAGTTGGAGTGA
- the LOC131650109 gene encoding uncharacterized protein LOC131650109, with translation MEMNVVFRFQDESEIVNDGVSALEANADDKKKVAHKDKGKKNGKALFLIHHCVDHNVFEKIIEEEMDKNVWDKLKSLYDEDEKLKRMKLQTLRKKFEMTHMKVDELVSEYRSHVVLLMNKMKAPQARFTKKSGKEKAKQGNNLASDEKLSKNSKNHPESSKKGMGNQYFGKKVDMKEVQCYNCQEFGHYAQDCRRNKEARAKDIDEAQFAHAGNDDSNDVLLMTNTQSNTMEIHMWYLDLGCNNYMTSNKIWFTKLDESVKKVVDTSHQVEKETYL, from the exons ATGGAGATGAATGTCGTCTTCAGATTTCAAGATGAGTCTGAAATCGTGAACGATGGGGTATCAGCATTGGAAGCGAATGCGGATGATAAGAAGAAGGTTGCGCACAAGGATAAAGGGAAGAAAAATGGAAAAGCTTTGTTCTTGATTCACCATTGTGTGGATCATAACGTGTTCGAGAAAATTATTGAAGAAGAAATGGATAAAAATGTGTGGGACAAGTTAAAAAGCTTATACGACGAAGATGAAAAACTAAAAAGGATGAAGTTGCAGACGTTGAGAAAGAAATTTGAGATGACTCATATGAAGGTAGATGAATTAGTCTCGGAATATCGTTCACACGTGGTGTTATTGATGAACAAGATGAAG GCACCACAAGCAAGATTCACCAAGAAATCTGGAAAAGAGAAGGCGAAGCAGGGAAATAATCTTGCTAGTGATGAGAAGTtaagtaaaaattcaaagaatcaTCCTGAATCATCCAAGAAAGGCATGGGTAACCAGTATTTTGGGAAGAAAGTTGACATGAAAGAGGTGCAATGTTACAATTGTCAGGAATTTGGCCATTATGCCCAAGACTGTCGAAGAAATAAGGAAGCACGAGCGAAAGATATCGATGAAGCGCAATTTGCACATGCTGGAAATGATGACTCTAATGATGTGCTACTTATGACCAACACTCAATCGAACACTATGGAAATCCACATGTGGTACCTGGATTTAGGATGCAACAACTATATGACTAGTAATAAAATCTGGTTCACCAAGTTAGATGAATCAGTTAAGAAGGTGGTAGACACATCACATCAGGTGGAAAAAGAGACATATTTGTAG